In Macrotis lagotis isolate mMagLag1 chromosome 8, bilby.v1.9.chrom.fasta, whole genome shotgun sequence, a single genomic region encodes these proteins:
- the MON1A gene encoding vacuolar fusion protein MON1 homolog A, with product MAADVHKKKHWESTNGTLVPSDGQSSERSESPTPGLAQGTEPGAGQEGAMFVHARSYEDLTESEDGEVSGGSPEEGTNAQPRATATDMRQISKDFSELSTQLTGVARDLEEEMRPESEDCLDPSGPGERRASEPPREGEAGEGDEEDAIETWRLHQKHIFVLSEAGKPVYSRYGSEEALSSTMGVMVALVSFLEADKNAIRSIHADGYKVVFVRRSPLVLVAVARTRQSEQEIAQELLYIYYQILSLLTWTQLNHIFQQKQNYDLRRLLSGSERITDNLLQLMARDPSFLMGAARCLPLAASVRDAVSTSLQQARTKSLVFSILLSRNQLVSLVRKKDQFLHPIDLHLLFNLISSSSSFREGEAWTPICLPKFNSGGFFHVHISYLEPDTDLCLLLVSTDREDFFTVSDCRRRFQERLKKRGAHHMLREALRTPFYSVAQVGIPDLRHFIYKSKSSGLFTSPEIEDPYASEEEQERLLGLYQYLHSRAHNASHPLKTIYYTGPNENLLALVTGAFELYMCYSPLGTKASAISAVHKLMRWIRKEEDRLFILTPLTY from the exons ATGGCTGCTGATGTGCATAAGAAGAAACACTGGGAATCCACCAATGGTACCTTGGTTCCCTCCGATGGGCAGAGCTCAGAGCGGTCAGAAAGCCCAACTCCAGGACTGGCCCAAGGAACAGAACCAG GGGCTGGCCAGGAAGGTGCCATGTTTGTCCATGCTCGTTCTTATGAAGACTTGACAGAGTCTGAGGATGGGGAAGTCTCAGGGGGCAGTCCTGAGGAAGGAACCAATGCTCAGCCTCGGGCCACGGCAACAGACATGCGGCAGATCAGCAAAGACTTCAGTGAACTGAGCACACAGCTGACAGGGGTGGCCCGGGATTTGGAAGAGGAAATGCGTCCAGAGTCTGAGGATTGTCTTGATCCTTCAGGACCTGGGGAACGAAGGGCCTCAGAACCCCCAAGGGAGGGAGAAGCCGGGGAGGGGGATGAGGAGGATGCAATTGAAACATGGCGGCTACACCAGAAGCACATCTTTGTGCTAAGTGAGGCAGGGAAACCTGTTTACTCCCGTTATGGCTCTGAGGAGGCACTCTCCAGCACAATGGGCGTCATGGTGGCTTTGGTTTCCTTCCTGGAGGCTGACAAGAATGCTATTCGCTCCATCCATGCAG ATGGCTATAAGGTGGTGTTTGTTCGCCGGAGCCCACTAGTGCTGGTAGCTGTGGCCCGCACACGCCAGTCGGAGCAGGAGATAGCCCAGGAACTGTTGTATATCTATTACCAGATTCTTAGTCTGCTCACCTGGACCCAGCTCAATCACATCTTCCAGCAGAAGCAGAACTACGACCTGCGACGTCTGCTCTCAGGTTCTGAGCGCATCACTGACAACCTGCTCCAGCTCATGGCCCGTGACCCCAGTTTCCTGATGGGGGCTGCCCGCTGCCTGCCTCTGGCAGCAAGCGTGCGGGATGCTGTCAGCACCAGCTTGCAGCAGGCCCGCACTAAGAGCCTCGTCTTTTCAATCTTGCTATCCCGGAACCAGCTGGTGTCTCTAGTAAGGAAGAAGGACCAGTTCCTTCACCCCATCGACCTTCATCTTCTTTTTAACCTCATCAGCTCTTCATCCTCCTTTCGAGAAGGAGAGGCCTGGACACCCATCTGCCTCCCCAAATTCAATTCAGGGGGCTTCTTCCATGTGCACATCTCCTATCTGGAGCCAGACACAGACTTGTGCCTGCTCCTGGTCTCCACTGACCGAGAGGACTTCTTCACAGTCTCAGACTGCCGTCGCCGTTTCCAGGAGCGGTTGAAAAAGCGTGGGGCCCATCACATGCTGAGGGAGGCACTCCGCACCCCCTTCTACAGCGTGGCCCAAGTGGGCATCCCAGACCTTCGGCATTTCATCTACAAGTCCAAAAGCTCAGGGCTCTTCACCAG CCCAGAGATTGAGGATCCATATGCAAGTGAGGAGGAGCAGGAGCGACTGTTGGGCCTTTACCAGTACCTGCACAGCCGTGCCCACAATGCCTCCCACCCTCTCAAAACCATCTACTACACAGGACCCAATGAGAACCTTCTGGCTTTG gtCACAGGAGCTTTTGAGTTGTATATGTGTTACAGTCCCTTGGGTACCAAGGCGTCTGCTATTAGTGCTGTGCACAAGCTGATGCGGTGGATCCGAAAGGAGGAGGACCGGCTCTTCATCCTCACTCCTCTGACATACTAA